One Vibrio campbellii CAIM 519 = NBRC 15631 = ATCC 25920 genomic window carries:
- the ftsZ gene encoding cell division protein FtsZ has translation MFEPMMEMSDDAVIKVVGVGGGGGNAVEHMVRESIEGVEFISVNTDAQALRKTSVGNVIQIGGDITKGLGAGANPQVGREAALEDRDRLKDSLTGADMVFIAAGMGGGTGTGAAPVIAEVAKELGILTVAVVTKPFSFEGKKRLAFAEQGIDELSKHVDSLITIPNEKLLKVLGRGVTLLEAFASANDVLKNAVQGIAELITRPGMINVDFADVRTVMSEMGHAMMGSGIAKGEDRAEEAAEMAISSPLLEDIDLAGARGVLVNITAGLDMRLDEFETVGNTVKAFASDNATVVIGTSLDPDMTDEIRVTVVATGIGNEKKPDITLVAGGKAKVAPTAAPQAQPQQQAVAPQAEEKPAQTLQTTPVQEKPQVTPQPTNTVSSSPASSAGQSSAAPKQEKESGYLDIPAFLRRQAD, from the coding sequence ATGTTTGAACCGATGATGGAAATGTCTGACGATGCAGTAATCAAGGTCGTTGGGGTTGGTGGCGGCGGTGGTAACGCTGTTGAACACATGGTGCGTGAATCCATCGAAGGTGTGGAATTCATCAGCGTCAACACTGATGCGCAAGCACTTCGTAAGACAAGCGTTGGCAATGTCATTCAGATTGGTGGTGATATCACTAAAGGTCTGGGGGCAGGTGCGAATCCACAGGTTGGCCGTGAGGCAGCTCTCGAAGACAGAGATAGACTTAAAGATTCCCTAACTGGTGCCGATATGGTGTTTATCGCAGCTGGTATGGGCGGTGGTACTGGTACTGGTGCAGCACCTGTTATCGCTGAAGTAGCAAAAGAGCTGGGGATTCTTACCGTTGCGGTAGTAACAAAACCGTTCAGCTTTGAAGGCAAAAAGCGTTTGGCATTTGCAGAGCAAGGTATCGATGAGCTGTCTAAGCACGTTGACTCTTTGATCACGATTCCAAACGAAAAGCTACTTAAAGTACTTGGTCGTGGTGTAACGCTGCTAGAAGCGTTTGCAAGCGCGAACGACGTTCTTAAGAACGCAGTTCAAGGTATTGCAGAGCTAATCACTCGTCCTGGCATGATCAACGTCGACTTTGCAGACGTACGCACTGTAATGTCTGAAATGGGTCACGCAATGATGGGTAGCGGCATCGCGAAAGGCGAAGATCGTGCAGAAGAAGCAGCAGAGATGGCTATCTCTAGCCCGCTTCTAGAAGACATCGATCTAGCGGGTGCTCGTGGTGTTCTTGTTAACATCACTGCTGGTCTGGACATGCGTCTTGATGAGTTTGAGACAGTAGGTAACACAGTGAAAGCATTTGCTTCGGACAATGCGACAGTGGTTATCGGTACTTCTCTAGACCCAGATATGACGGACGAAATCCGCGTAACAGTTGTTGCGACAGGTATCGGCAACGAGAAAAAACCAGACATTACGCTAGTTGCTGGTGGCAAAGCGAAAGTAGCTCCGACGGCTGCGCCGCAAGCTCAACCACAACAGCAAGCTGTAGCGCCACAAGCTGAAGAGAAACCGGCACAAACTTTGCAAACTACTCCAGTGCAAGAGAAGCCACAGGTAACTCCTCAGCCGACAAACACAGTTTCTTCTTCTCCAGCTTCATCTGCGGGCCAAAGCTCAGCAGCACCAAAGCAAGAGAAAGAAAGCGGTTATTTAGATATTCCGGCATTTTTGCGTCGTCAGGCTGATTAA
- the lpxC gene encoding UDP-3-O-acyl-N-acetylglucosamine deacetylase, whose amino-acid sequence MIRQRTLKEIVKTTGVGLHSGRKVTLTLRPAAANTGIIYRRTDVNPPVDFPADPASVRDTMLCTALVNDEGVRISTVEHLNAALAGMGIDNIIVEVDAPEIPIMDGSASPFVYLLQQAGIETQNAPKRFIRIKKPVRFEDGDKWAEFVPFNGFRMDFEIEFNHPAIESDEQRLMFDFSSQGFVREISRARTFGFMRDIENLQSQNLCLGGSFDCAIVLDDYRILNEEGLRFDNEFVTHKVLDAIGDLYMCGHAIIGEFRAYKSGHGLNNQLLRAVLADQEAWEWTTFEEEEGSPVAFAQPNMVLA is encoded by the coding sequence ATGATCAGACAACGTACTCTGAAAGAAATAGTGAAAACAACTGGTGTGGGTCTCCACTCTGGTCGTAAAGTCACACTTACTCTGCGCCCAGCTGCTGCTAATACAGGTATCATTTACCGTCGTACAGATGTAAACCCACCTGTAGATTTTCCAGCTGATCCAGCGTCCGTTCGTGACACTATGCTATGTACAGCACTAGTGAACGACGAAGGCGTGCGTATTTCAACTGTTGAACACTTGAACGCGGCACTTGCTGGTATGGGCATCGACAACATTATTGTTGAAGTTGACGCACCTGAAATTCCAATCATGGATGGTAGCGCTAGCCCATTCGTATACTTGCTACAACAAGCAGGTATCGAAACGCAAAATGCGCCTAAGCGTTTTATCCGTATTAAGAAACCAGTTCGTTTTGAAGATGGCGATAAGTGGGCAGAGTTTGTTCCATTTAACGGCTTCCGTATGGACTTCGAAATTGAATTTAACCACCCTGCGATCGAATCAGACGAGCAACGTCTTATGTTTGATTTCTCATCTCAAGGCTTCGTTCGCGAGATTTCTCGTGCACGTACATTTGGCTTCATGCGTGATATCGAAAACCTTCAATCACAAAACTTGTGTTTGGGTGGTAGTTTTGACTGTGCAATCGTACTTGATGACTACCGTATCCTTAACGAAGAAGGTTTACGCTTTGACAATGAGTTTGTAACTCATAAAGTATTGGATGCTATTGGTGATCTTTACATGTGTGGTCACGCAATTATCGGTGAGTTCCGTGCATACAAATCAGGTCACGGTCTAAACAACCAACTTCTTCGTGCTGTTCTTGCTGATCAAGAAGCATGGGAATGGACAACATTTGAAGAAGAAGAAGGTTCACCAGTCGCATTTGCACAACCAAATATGGTTCTAGCGTAA
- a CDS encoding DUF721 domain-containing protein, which yields MRDHRPTSTDDLIAESQFKQIQEHAGEILQLNQALQEILPKGTADHCRVANVRSGHLLIDVSSAAIKMKIDYDRLMILNKLRTQGYAKLMSVEVRINPSLYRNRFEQENKPKRPPLTESAANSLLIIADMAPPKIQERLKRLADMAEKKSEK from the coding sequence ATGCGTGATCATCGCCCTACCTCAACAGACGACCTTATTGCTGAATCTCAGTTTAAGCAGATTCAAGAGCATGCAGGGGAAATCTTGCAGCTGAATCAGGCATTGCAGGAGATCTTGCCAAAAGGAACGGCCGATCATTGCCGTGTGGCGAACGTTCGCAGCGGTCATTTATTAATTGATGTATCAAGTGCTGCAATCAAAATGAAGATCGATTACGATCGCCTAATGATCCTCAATAAACTGAGAACCCAAGGCTACGCAAAATTAATGAGTGTGGAGGTAAGAATCAACCCTTCCCTTTACCGTAATCGGTTCGAACAAGAGAACAAACCAAAGCGTCCACCATTAACCGAATCCGCGGCAAACTCGCTGTTGATCATTGCTGATATGGCGCCACCGAAGATCCAAGAACGCTTGAAACGCCTTGCCGATATGGCAGAGAAGAAAAGCGAAAAATAG